Part of the Georgenia sp. TF02-10 genome, CGCCGCGCAGCGCGGCCTCGTCCACCCGGCCCGGGTCCTGGACCTCCACCCGCAGCCTGGTGATGCAGGCCTCCAGGTCGAGGATGTTGTCGCTGCCGCCGAGGCCAGCGAGGATCGCCTCCGCCGTGTCCATGTGCTCCCCTTCGGGTGGGTCCGCCGCCCGGGTGGGGGAGGCAGGTCCGGGCCCGCGGTGGTCCAGACGTCTAGATCACAGCGCGCGTGCCGTGCACGTGTCAAGCGGGACCGGGGTCGCCGTCCAGCGACGGGGCCGACGGCGGCTCGCCCGTCCGTGCGCCCGACGGCGGCTCGCCGTCCGTGCGCCCGACGGCGGCCAGCGCGCCAACGCCGGTCCGTCACTCCTCGGGCTCCCGGCCCCACAGCTCCTCCAGGTCGCTGGCCAGGGTGTCCGCCTCCGGCCCGACGACCACCTGGACCACCCGGCCGCGGAGGAGGAACCCGTGGCAGCCGGCGGCCCGCAGGGCTGCCGGGTCCACCCGGACCGGGTCCACGACCTCGGCGCGCAGCCGGGTGACGCACGGCTCGATCTCGCGGATGTTGTCGGCCCCGCCGAGGGCGGTGACGATCAGCTCGACGTCCTTCATGACAGACCTCCCTTGGCGTGCACGGGCAGCGGCCGGCCCGACCCGGCGCCCGACCGCCACGGCGGCGCCACCGCCGGGCTGGGCGGGCTGACCGGCGCCCACAGGGCGTACCGGTCCCCGCGGTAGATCGACCTGGCGTAGGACACCGCGACGTTGGCGCTGAAGGTGCGCCGGGTGATGAGCAGCCCCGCCGCGCCGTCGGGCACGCCGAGCAGGGCGGCCGAGCGGTCCCGGACCGTCACGGCCTCGATCACGTCCTCGCCCCACGACGGCGGGTAGCCGTGCTGGGCCAGGGCGGCGAACGTGCCGTCGGCGTGCTCGGCGTCGAGCAGGCCGGGCACCAGGTCCGCCGGGACCCAGTTCTCCTCCAGCGCCATCGGCACCCCGTCGGCGACCCGGACCCGGTGCAGGTAGTACACCCCGGCCCCGGCGGGGCGCTCGAGCGCCGCGGCGACCTCGGCCGGCGCGGCCACCTGCGCGGCGGTGAGCACCCGGGAGCTCGGCTCCATGTGCCGCCGGCGCATCTCCTCGTCGAAGGAGGTCAGCCGCAGCTGCATGTCCACCTTGGGCTGCGCCACGAAGGTCCCGCGGCCCTGGACCCGCTCGAGCAGCCCGTCCACGACCAGCGCGTCCACGGCCTGGCGCACCGTCATCCGGGAGACGCCGAAGCGCTCGCACAGCTCCCGCTCCGACGGGATCTTGCTGCCCGGCGGCGCCAGCCCGTCCTCGACCAGGCCGAGGAGGTACTCCCGCACCGTCGTGTACTTCATCCCGCGCTCCTTCCCCGCCCGCCGTCGACGCACCAACCACCCCGCCCGCCGTCGGACGCACCAGCCCCGTCCACCGCCACCAGCCGGCCCGGCGACGGCGCCCGGCCCGGCCGGACCGACCCGCCCCAGCCTGCCGACCCCCGGTGCTTGACACCGTGCGCCGGACGCGGTCTAGTGGCCCTGCGAGTGGTCCAGACCACTACCGTACGCGGTCCGGACGCCGACGTAACCCGGTCGGGACGCTGACGTATCCACTGCCGGGCAGGGCGGCGACGGCGCGCCGGAGAACAAGGAGACATGATGACAACGGCAACGTCGGCTGCGGGCACCCGCGGCAAGCGGCAGATCCCCGGGTTCGCGCAGCTGCAGCGCGTGGGCCGCTCCCTCATGCTGCCGATCGCCACCCTGCCCGCCGCCGGGCTCCTGCTGCGCTTCGGCCAGCCGGACCTCCTGGGCGCGGAGGGGGTGTCGAGCTGGAACGGCTTCGGCTGGGTGCAGCCGGTGGCGGACGTCCTCGCCGCCGCCGGCGGGGCCATCCTGGACAACCTGGCGATCATCTTCGCCCTCGGTGTCGCCATCGGGTTCGCCCGGAAGTCGGACGGGTCGACGGCGCTCGCCGCCCTGATCGGCTACCTCACCTTCAACGCGGTGCTCGGTGCGCTGGCGCCGTACTTCGGCGCCGGCGCCGAGGGCGAGGAGACGATCAACTACGGGGTCCTCGGCGGCATCACCATCGGCATCATCGCCGCCCTGCTGTGGCAGCGGTTCTACCGCACCAAGCTCCCGCCCTACCTGGCGTTCTTCGGCGGCCGGCGGCTGGTGCCGATCATCACCGCGTTCGCGGCGGTCGTCGTCGCCGTGCTCTTCGCGCTGATCTACCCGGCGTTCAACTTCGTCATCGGCGGCTTCGGCGACTGGGTCACGCACCCGGGCAACTCGGTCATCGGCGGCTTCGTCTTCGGCACCGTCAACCGGCTGCTGATCCCGTTCGGGCTGCACCACCTGCTGAACAACCTGCCCTGGTTCCAGTTCGGCGAGTTCACCAACCCCGCCACCGGCGAGGTGGCCCAGGGCGACATCTACCGCTTCCTGGCCGGCGACCCGAGCGCCGGCACCTTCATGACCGGGTTCTTCCCCATCATGATGTTCGCCCTGCCCGCCGCGGCGCTGGCCATCTGGCGCACGGCCCGGCCGGAGCGGCGCAAGGTCACCGGCGGCATCATGGTCTCCGTCGCCCTGACCGCGTTCCTCACCGGCATCACCGAGCCGCTGGAGTACGCCTTCGCCTACGTGGCCTTCCCGCTCTACGCCGTCCACGCCCTGCTGACCGGCACCTCCCTGGCGCTGGTCAACGCCCTGGACCTGCACCACGGGTTCACCTTCTCCGCCGGCGCGATCGACTACCTGCTCAACTTCGGCATCGCCACCCGGCCGCTGCTCCTCGTCCCAATCGGCCTGGCCTACGCCGTCATCTACTACTTCCTGTTCAGCTGGGCGATCCGCCGGTTCAACCTCATGACGCCGGGCCGGGAGGTCGAGGGGGCCGGCGGCACGGCGGCACCCTCGGTCTTCGACGAGGCGCAGGAGGCGGCGGCGGTGTCTACCGGCAAGCGCGCCGCCGAGGCCGACGTGCGGGCCGAGCGGACCGACCCGCGCCGCGCCGCCGCCGACGCCGCCACCGAGCCGGGCAAGACGCCCGGCGAGGAGGCCCGGGACGTGCGCGACACGGGCACGGAGTTCCCGGAGAACCGGGACCGGGGCCGCTGAGGAAAGGCCGGGGCCGGCCGGCACCGGTCCCGCCAGGTCCGCGGGCGCCGTCGTGCGGACGACGGCGCCCGCTGCCGTGTGAGGACGACGGCGCCCCGCCGAGCCTCGCTGGCGTGGACCCTCGGCCCGCCGGACCGGACCTACCGAGCGATACCCTGCCGGTCGTGAGCATCCTCGTCATCGGCGGCGCCGGGTACATCGGCGCCCACGTGGTCCGCCTCCTCCAGCAGCGCGGCGAGGACGTCGTCGTCGTCGACGACCTGTCCACCGGGACGGCCGACCGGACCGGTGACGCCGTCCTGGTCGAGCTCGACGTCGCCGCCCCGCACGCGCAGGAGCGGCTCGAGCAGGTCATGCGCGAGCACGCCACCACCGCCGTCATCCACTTCGCCGCCCGCAAGCAGGTGGGGGAGTCGGTGGCGAGGCCGGCCTGGTACTACCAGCAGAACGTCGGCGGGATGGCGAACCTGCTCGCGGCCATGGAGGCCGCCGGGGTGCGGCAGATGATCTTCTCCTCCTCCGCCGCCGTCTACGGCATGCCCGCGGTGGAGACCGTCACCGAGGACACCGAATGCCACCCCATCAACCCCTACGGGGAGACCAAGCTCGTCGGGGAGTGGCTGCTCGCGGACTGCGCCCGGGCCTGGGGCCTGCGCTGGGCCGGGCTGCGGTACTTCAACGTCGCCGGCGCCGGGTGGCCGGACCTTGGTGACCCCGCGGTGCTCAACCTCGTGCCGATGGTGCTGGACCGGCTCGCCCGCGGGGAGCGGCCGAAGATCTTCGGGGACGACTACCCCACCCCGGACGGGACCTGCATCCGGGACTACATCCACGTCCTCGACCTGGCCCAGGCGCACCTGGCGGCGATGGACCACCTCGCCGCCGACGGCGAGCTGACCGAGCACGTCTTCAACGTCGGTACCGGCACCGGGGCCTCCGTCCGGCAGGTCGTCGAGGAGATCGGCGCCGCCTCCGGGCTGGACGTCACCGCCGACGTCGAGCCGCGCCGGCCCGGCGACCCGCCCCGGCTGGTCGCCTCCGCGGACCGGATCGGGCAGGTGCTGGGCTGGAAGGCCGAGCACGGCCTGACCGACATCATCCGCAGCGCCTGGGAGGCCTGGCAGGCGGGGCCGCGCCGGATCGGCTGAGGCCAGGTCAACGGGCCGCACGAAGCTCGGCGGCGAAGCCGCCGCGCCAGTCGGGGTGGGCTGGCCGCCAGCCCAGCTCGGCCTTGGCTCTGGTGTTGTCGGACCCGCGGGCTGTCGTCATCATGTGCACCAGCCCCGTGCCGCCGACCGCTCGGGCCAGCCACACCGGCAGACGTCGCGGTTCCGGCGCACCCAGCATGCGCGCCACCTCCGGCAGCCATTCCCCCACCCGCACCGGGTCGTCGTCGACGACGTTGTAGACGCCGTGGCCCCGAGCCAGGGCGGCCACCGCAGCATCCGCGGCGTCCTCGACGTGCAGGAACGACCACACCGCTCCGGCGTCCCCGACGAGCGGGAAGCGGCGACGGCGGATCGCCTCGACCTGGGCGCCGCGAGCACCGAGCGAGGTCCCGGGGCCGTAGAGCGCGCCGTACCGCAGGACCACCCCGTTCGGGTAGCTCGTGACCAGCCGCTCGAGCTCGACGATCGCGGCGAAGGTACGCCGGAACGCCGGTGCGGGATCCGGGTCCAGGCGGTCCTGCTCGGTCTTGACCGACCCGCCCTCCGGGGCCCAGGGCCAGCCGCAGAAGCTCTGCGCCACCAGCTGCGGCGGTCGCGGGAGCGCGTGCGCGGCGGTGATCAGGGTGCGGGTGCCGGCGGTGCGCAACCGGTTGGTGACCGCGAACGCCCGGTCGAAGCGGCGCACGTTGTTGCCGAGCCCGGACAGGGCCGTCGCCTGGTGGATGATGGCGTCCGGCTGGTGGTCCGCGACGAGCGCGGCCGTGGCGGCGGCGTCGAGCAGGTCCAGCCGCCGGAGCTGCACGCCCTCGGGCACCGCGCGCGGCACGTGGCGGGCCGTGGCCACGACCTCGTGGCCGGCCTCGGCCAGCCTGGCGAGCAGGGGCCGACCCACCACCCCGGTGGCGCCCACGACGAGTACCTTCATCGCTTCCTCCTGGTGACCGAGATCCGAGCCAGACACTTGGGCCGGCGCTCCGGGGATCGGTGTTTGACACCTCCCGCGGCTCACCCCCCGCCGGGCAGCACCTCCGCAGCCAACGACGACAGCCGGGGGTCGGCCAGCGGCAGCCGCGCGATCTCGTCCAGCGTGAACCACCCGATGGCCTGGTGCTCATCCAAGGCGGTGTTGCGGGCCTCACCGCGCCATCGCTCCACCCGGAGCACGGTCAGGTCCGCCCGGTCGATCACCACCCGCCAGCGCTGGCCGACCGCCGAGACGTCGATGCCCAGCTCCTCCCGGCACTCCCGGCGCAGGGCCTCGACCGCGCTCTCCCCGCTTCGGACGTGCCCTCCGACCAGGTCCCAGACGCCCGGGTACCACGGCGCGTCGTCGCGACGATGGCACAGCAGCAGCCGACCGTGCCGCACCAGCACGCAGGCCACGACTTCTGGGCGGGACACGCTCATGCCGACCACCCGGCTCAGCCCGGGCCGCCGTCGCCCAGCACGAGCGCCCGCAGCTGCTCGACCGGCAGCTTCGGCCGACGGTCCTCGTCGAGCAGGCCGTTGGTCTCCTGGCCGGTGTCGGTGAGCTGGGTGTAGCAGAAGCCGGCCAGCGGCGGGCACGCGCGCACCGCGTCGAAGAGGTCGCGCAGCCGGGCGGCGAAGTCCTCGGCGTCGGCGGCCGTGGAGTACCCCCAGGCCTCCTCCCGGTCGGCGGCGTAGCTGACCCCGCCGAACTCGGTCAGCATCAGCGGCTGGCCCCGGTCGCCGTCGCAGGTCAGCCGGACCCGCCGGCCGGCGTGGCCGATGCCGCCGGCGAGCAGCTCGCGCACGGCGTCCGCCGTGCCGTACCGCTGGCGGAGCTGCTCCCCGGAGGGGGCGTAGTCGTGCACCGACCAGATGTCGGAGTCGGTGTGCTCCCAGCCGTCGTTGGACACCACCGGGCGGGTCGGGTCTACCGCCCGGGTCAGGTTGGCCAGCCCGGTGGCGTAGTGCCGCTGGGCCGGCACGTGCGCGGCGTGCTGGACGCCCCAGCTCTCGTTCAGCGGCACCCAGGTCACGACGCACGGGTGGGAGCGGTCCCGGCGGACCAGCGCGACCCACTCCCCGGTCACCTGCTGGACCGCCCGGGCCGAGAAGGCGTAGGCGCTCGCCATCTCACCCCAGACGGCGAGGCCCAGCCGGTCCGCCCAGTACAGGAAGCGCGGGTCCTCGGCCTTCTGGTGCACCCGGACCGCGTTGAAGCCGAGCGCCTTGATGGCCTCGACCTCGGCGCGCAGCGCGGCGGCGCTCGGGGCGGCCAGGTGGGACTGGGGCCAGTAGCCCTGGCCCAGCACCGAGCGGAGGTAGTAGGGGCGGTCGTTGAGGAGGAAGCGGCCGTCGGCGACGGCGGCCGAGCGCAGCCCGAGGTAGGAGGTGACCTCGTCCGGCCGGGACCGGGCCGCCGGGCCGGGTGTGCGCTCCGCCGTCGCCGGCCCCGCCAGGGTCAGCGTGGCGTCGACCAGGGTCGGGCGCTCCGGTGACCAGAGGAGCTCCTGGGCGGCCTGCCCGTTGTGCTGGCGGGGGAGGTCCAGCAGTACCCGCACGTCCTGGTCCAGGACCCGGGTCGACTGCTCGGCGAGCAGCTCGCCGTCGTGCTCGAGGCGGACCCGCAGCGTCTCCTGCCCGGTCGGCCGGCGGCTCAGCCGGACCTCCGCCGTCACCGACGCGGCCGGCAGGTCGGCGGTCCAGGCGAGCTCGGCGATGTGCAGCGCGGGGACGGCCTCGAGCCAGACCGGCTGCCAGATGCCGGTGGTGCGGTGGTACCAGACCGCGTGCGGCTCGGCCCGCCAGTCCTGCTTCCCGCGCGGCTTGGCGACGTCGGCCGGGTCGTCCTGGGCCCGGACGACCAGCTCCAGCGGTCGGGGCACCACCGGCGCCCCTGGCTCCGCCGACCGGGCCGCCCGGGTGACGACGTCGGTGATGTCGACGGCGAAGGGCGTCTGCCCGCCCTCGTGGCTGCCGAGGTGCTGCCCGTCGAGCCACACCGTCGCGCGGTAGTCCACGGCGCCGAAGTGCAGCAGCACCCGGTCACCCTGCGCGCCGCCGTCCGGGCCGTCCGCCGGTCCGCCGTCCGGGCCGTCCGCGGGTCCGCCGTCCGGGCTGCCCGCCGCGCCGTCCGTGGCGAACCAGGCCCGGCGCAGGTCCGCGGCGTCGATGGTGCGCCGGTACCAGACCTCGGGCAGGAAGCCGGTCTCGCCGACGCCGGACGCCGGCGACTCCGGCGGGAAGGGCACCTCGATCCGCCGGTCGAAGCGGACCTCCCCCGGGGTGGTCCCGCCGGGCGGGGCGACGGCGAAGTCCCAGGTGCCGCACAGGTCGGCCCACCGGGACCGGACGGCCTGCGGCCGGGGGTAGGTGCCGTCCTGCCGGCTGGCGGGGGCGTCCTGCCGGCTGCCGGCGCCGGGCGGCGGGGGTGCGCTCATCGTTCCTCCTCGGGCACGGCGGCCGGGCCGGGTCGTCCGGGCCTCACCCGCGGCCGCCCGTGCCCGCGGCCGCGGTGCTCTGCCGGGGGAGCAGCCGGTGCTCCACCGTGACCGTCCGCGGCTCCGTGCCGGCCGGCGCCAGCAGCAGCTCCAGCGCGGTGGCCGCGACGGCCCGCTTGTCCGGGGAGATGGTGGTCAGCGCCGGGTTGGCGAACCGGCCCTCCTCCACGTCGTCGATCCCCACCACGGCGACGTCACCCGGGACGTCCAGGCCGCGGCTGGCGAGGGTGTGCATGGCCCCCAGGGCGAGGGCGTCGTTGAAGCAGAACACCGCGTCCGGTGGCTCGGGCAGGGCGAGCAGGCGGTCCATCGCGGCGGCGCCGTCGGGCCGGTGGAAGTGCTCGACGACGGCGACCAGCTCGGCCCGGCGGGGCACCCCGGCCCGGTCCAGGGCGTCGTGGTAGCCGGCCAGACGCAGCAGCGCCGTCTCGTTGGGGCCGTCCAGCTGGGCGCCGATCGCGGCCACCCGCCGCCGGCCGCGGTCGAGCAGGTGGCCGGTGGCCTCGGCCGCGGCCCGCCGGTTGTCGATCGTGACCAGGTTGAAGCCGCTGGGCCCGATGTGCTCGCCGAGCAGCACGAGCGGGGTCTGGACCGGGTAGGTGCGCAGGGTCGCCGCGGTCAGCGCCAGCGGGCTGAGGACCAGGCCGTCGAGCACCGGCAGGTCCACCCCGCTGAGGAGGGCCCGTTCGGCCTCCTCGGTGCCGTCGGTCTGGCTCAGCAGCACGATGCGCCCGTGGGCCTTGGCGGCGCGCACGAGCTCGCTGGCCAGCTCGGCGAAGTAGGGCTGGGTCAGCTCGGGCAGGGCGACGGCGACCAGCCCGGTGGTCCCGCGGCGCAGGTGCCGGGCGGCGAGGTTGGGCCGGTAGGGCAGCTCGCGCAGCGCGCTCTCGACCTTCTGCTGGGTGGCGGCGGTGACCGAGCCGGTGCCGTTGACCACGTTGGAGACGGTCTTGATGGACACCCCCGCCCGGGAGGCGACGTCCTGCAGCCGGATCCGCCCGGTCCCCACGGCAGCACCTCCTCGGTCGCGGCGCCCGACGGCGCCCACCCGGCGCGGCCGCCGCGCCCGGCATCACCGTGACCCTACTGAGATGCCGGTGGGGTTGTACAACGTTTACCGGTGAGGTAGGAAATGCAGTGCGTGGCACTCACCCAGCGCAGCACCGTGCCCTGCGCATCCTGACGAGGAGCTCGACGATGAGAAATGCACCACGTCCCCACCCCCGCACCCCCCGCCGGGCCGCCCGTACCCCCCGCCGGGCCGCGGCGCTGGCCGTGACCACCGCCGGGGCGCTGGCCCTGGCCGCCTGCGGCGGGGGGATGACCCCCGAGGAGGCCGCCGGCGGCGGCGAGGCCGCCGCCCCGGAGGCCGAGTTCACCGGCGAGTACACCGGACCGGAGGTCGAGCTGGCCTACTGGAACGGGTTCACCGGCGGTGACGGCCCGTTCATGCAGGAGATGGTCGACCAGTTCAACTCCGAGCACGACAACATCACCGTCGTCCCCAACACCATGGAGTGGGGCGACTTCTACCAGCGGGTCCCCGCCGCGGTGAACGCCGGGGAGGGCCCCGACGTCGGCGTCATGCACCTGGACCAGCTCGCCACCCAGGCCGCCCGCGGCGTCATCCTGCCGCTGGACGACCTCGCCGAGACCCTGGAGCTGACCGCCGACGACTTCACCGAGGAGGTCTGGAACGCCGGCGAGTACCAGGACCGGCGCTACGGCATCCCGCTCGACGTGCACTCCCTGGCGATGTACTACAACACCGAGCACTTCGAGGCGGCCGGCATCACCGAGCCGCCCACCGACGAGGCCTCGTTCATGGACGCGCTCGACAAGCTCCAGGCGGCCGGCCACGAGCAGCCCTTCTGGATGCCCCAGCTCTGGCCGAGCCACCTGATGTGGCTGTCCCTGGCCTGGCAGAACGGCGCCGAGGTCTACGCCGAGGACGGCTCCGAGGCGCACTACGACGCGCCCGAGGCGGTCGCCGCGCTGGAGTGGCAGCGGTCCATCATCGAGCAGGGGTACAGCCCCTCCGACGTCGCCCAGGACTCCCAGTACGTCGCGTTCAAGAACGGCGAGACCTCCGTCACCTGGGACGGGATCTGGCAGATCAACGACCTCGAGGCGGCCGGGCTGCCCTACGGCATCGCCCCGGTGCCGACGATCGGCGAGGAGGAGGCGGTCTGGGCCAACTCGCACCACTTCTTCATCGCCAAGCAGGCCGGGGAGGACGAGAACAAGTACCTCGCCGCGCAGGCCTTCATCTCCTGGATGAGCGAGCACTCGGGCGACTGGGCGGGGGCCGGGATGATCCCCGCGCGGCAGTCGGTCCGCGACAGCGGCGTCCTGGACGACATGCCGCAGGGCGTCATCGCCGAGCAGATCGACAAGATGCGCTTCCTCCCGCCGGTCCCCGGCCTCGGTGGCGTGCAGACCGAGGCGCTGGAGCCCGCCCTCGCCGATGCCGTCCTCGGCAACGTCGAGCCGGCCGACGCCATGGGCCGCGCCTCCGCGCAGGCCACCGACCTGATGCAGGAGAACCTCGAGAGCTTCGGGGGCTGACCATGTCGGCGCCGGTGATCACGCCGCCCCGGAGCTCGGCGGAGCTCCGGGCGGCCCCGGGCCGTCACCTGCCCACCCACGGCAGGGCGACCCCGTGGCTCTTCCTCGCCCCCTACCTGGTGCTGTTCCTCGCGTTCGTGCTCGCCCCGATCGTGCTGGGCGCCTGGATCAGCCTGCACCGGTGGGACTACACGCTGCCCGGCAAGCCGTTCGTCGGGCTGGAGAACTACGCCACCCTCTTCGACTTCGACTCCATCACCGCCAGCCAGTTCTGGGACTCCATGCAGGCCACCGCGATCTTCACGGTGCTCTCCGTCCCGCTGCTGCTGGTGGTGCCGCTCGGCGTCGCCCTGCTGATGAACCTGAAGGTGCGGGGCAAGAACCTCTTCCGGGCGGTCTACTTCGCGCCCTACGTGCTCGGGGTGGCCGTCGTCGCCGTGCTGTGGCGCTACCTGCTGGACAACAACATCGGCCTCGTCAACTACTACCTCGACCGGCTCGGCCTGCCGGGGGACACCCCGTGGACCACCTCGGTGCCCGAGGCGTGGGTGGCGCTGGTCGCCGTCACGGTGTGGTGGACGCTGGGGTTCAACGCGGTGATCTACCTCGCCGCGCTTCAGGACATCCCGGGCGAGCTCTACGAGGCCGCCCGCGTCGACGGCGCCAACACCTGGCAGCGGTTCGTCAACGTCACCCTGCCCGGCCTGCGCCCCGTGCTGGCCTTCATCACGATGATCACGATCATCGCCTCGGCGAACATGTTCGGCCAGGCCTACCTCATCACCAACGGCGGGCCGGGCCGGGAGACCCGGACCGCGATCTACCAGATCGCCGAGACCGGGCTGCGGAACTACCAGATGGGCACCGCCGCAGCCATGAGCTACATCCTCACCATCATCCTCATGGTCCTGAGCATCGTGGTGTTCTGGGCGTTCCGGGAGCGGAAGGACCGGGCATGAGTACCTCAGTCGAGACCCGGGCCCCGGCCGGCGGCCCGGCCGCCGAGCCGCGGCCGGCCGGCCCCCGCCGGCCGGTCGGCCGCACGGTGCTGCGCTACGCGGTGCTGATCGCGCTGGCGCTGATCTTCGTCAGCCCGATCATCTTCATGGTCCTGACCTCCTTCAAGGAGCGCGGCCAGGCCGCCGGGTACCCGCCGACCTGGATCCCCGACCCGTTCACCACCCAGGCCTACGAGACCATCTTCGCGACCCGCGGCACCCCGGTGCTGCGGTGGTTCACCAACAGCCTCGTCGCGGCGGTGGCCAACGCCGCGCTCGTCGTCATCACCTCGGCGCTGGCCGCCTACGCCCTGGCCCGCATGCACTTCCGCGGGCAGCGGCTGGTCTTCGCCGCGGTGGTGCTGACGCTGTTCGTGCCGCCGGTCATCCTGATCATCCCCAACTACCTCATCGTCGGGGAGCTGGGCTGGCTCAACACCCTGCTCGCGGTGATCGTCCCGACGGCGGCCTCGGCCTTCGGGGTGTTCTTCCTGCGGCAGTTCTTCCTCGGCATCCCGGTGGAGCTGGAGGAGGCGGCCCGGATCGACGGCGCGCACCAGTGGCAGATCTTCTCCCGGATCGTGCTGCCCCTGGCCCGGCCCGCGCTCGCCACCCTCGCGCTGCTGTCCCTGCTGACCAACTGGAACGACTTCCTCTGGCCGGTCTACGTGCTCTTCAGCGCCGACATGCAGACCCTGCCGGCGGGCCTGTCGACCCTGCAGACGGCCAACTCGGTCCGGTACGACCTGCTGATGGCCGGCGCAGTCATCGCCAGCGTGCCCGTGCTCCTGCTCTACGTCTTCCTCCAGCGGTTCATCATCGAGGGCGTCTCCCGCTCGGGCGTCAAGGGCTGAGGATGGGCAGCGCCCGGTCCGACCGCCGTGGCCGCGGTGGTCCTGGCCGGCTGCGGCGGCGGGGGCGGCGGGACCGGCTACGGCGCCCCGGACGAGGCCGGCACCGGCGGCTCGCCGTCGGCCACCGCCACGCCCACCGGCCCGGCCGAGCCCGGCTCGCCCGCGGCCAACCCGGTCATCGACGACGACTTCCCGGACCCGGACCTGCTGGAGGTCGACGGCACCTACTACGCCTACGCGACCAACGGGAACAACCGCAACGTCCGGGTGGCCCGCTCGACCGACCTGCTCGCCTGGGAGCCGCTGCCGGACGCCCTGCCCGAGCTGCCCAGCTGGGTGATCCCCGGCAAGACCTGGGCGCCGGAGGTGACCGAGCTCGGCCCGGGCCGGTATGTGCTGTACTTCACCGCCACCAACTTCTCCCCGGCCCTGCAGTGCGTCGGGGTGGCCACCGGCACCGACCCGGCCGGCCCGTTCACCGTGGCGGGGGAGGAGATGCTGGTCTGCCCCGAGGCGGAGGGCGGCGCCATCGACGCCTCGACCTTCCGGGACGCCGACGGCACCTGGTACCTGCTGTGGAAGAACGACGGCAACTGCTGCGGGCTGGACACCTGGCTGCAGATCGCCCCGCTGTCCGCCGACGGCCTGAGCCTGGCCGCCGCCCCCACCCGGCTGGTCAAGCAGGACCAGCCCTGGGAGGGGGACCTGGTCGAGGCGCCCACCCTGGTCGAGCGGGACGGCACCTACACCCTGCTCTACTCCGCCAACGACTACGGCGGCCCCGCGTACACCATCGGCTACGCCACCGCCCCGGACGTGCTCGGCCCGTACACCAAGGCGCCGGAACCCCTGCTGACCACCGCCGGCACCGACGAGCAGTACGTCGGCCCCGGCGGGCAGGACGTGCTCGTCGGCCCGGACGGGCAGGACCTGCTCGCCTTCCACTCCTGGTACGGCGAGGAGACCTACCGGGCGATGAACCTCCTGCCGCTGCGGTGGACCGGCGGCACCCCCGCCGTCGAGCTGCCGTAGCCGGCTGTCACGATGGCGGCCCACCCCCCACCCACGACGGAGGCAATGATGACGTTCTCTCCTCGACGGCGGCCAGCAGCCCTGGTCGCCGCGCTCGCCGCGCTCGTGCTGGCGCTCCTCGGCGCCGGCCCGGCGGCGGCGCACCAGCCGGCCGCACCGGCCGCGGCGCACCCGCCGGCTGCCCCGGCCGCCCAGCACCAGCCCGCCGCCGCGGCCGCCCAGCACCAGCCCGCCGGCTGGCCGGGCCTGGGCACCAGGGACCGGTACACCA contains:
- a CDS encoding glucose PTS transporter subunit EIIB — encoded protein: MDHRGPGPASPTRAADPPEGEHMDTAEAILAGLGGSDNILDLEACITRLRVEVQDPGRVDEAALRGAGAHGVLVQGDAVQVIVGPQADTIAEDIEDLR
- a CDS encoding PTS transporter subunit EIIB, encoding MKDVELIVTALGGADNIREIEPCVTRLRAEVVDPVRVDPAALRAAGCHGFLLRGRVVQVVVGPEADTLASDLEELWGREPEE
- a CDS encoding GntR family transcriptional regulator; the encoded protein is MKYTTVREYLLGLVEDGLAPPGSKIPSERELCERFGVSRMTVRQAVDALVVDGLLERVQGRGTFVAQPKVDMQLRLTSFDEEMRRRHMEPSSRVLTAAQVAAPAEVAAALERPAGAGVYYLHRVRVADGVPMALEENWVPADLVPGLLDAEHADGTFAALAQHGYPPSWGEDVIEAVTVRDRSAALLGVPDGAAGLLITRRTFSANVAVSYARSIYRGDRYALWAPVSPPSPAVAPPWRSGAGSGRPLPVHAKGGLS
- a CDS encoding PTS transporter subunit EIIC, with protein sequence MTTATSAAGTRGKRQIPGFAQLQRVGRSLMLPIATLPAAGLLLRFGQPDLLGAEGVSSWNGFGWVQPVADVLAAAGGAILDNLAIIFALGVAIGFARKSDGSTALAALIGYLTFNAVLGALAPYFGAGAEGEETINYGVLGGITIGIIAALLWQRFYRTKLPPYLAFFGGRRLVPIITAFAAVVVAVLFALIYPAFNFVIGGFGDWVTHPGNSVIGGFVFGTVNRLLIPFGLHHLLNNLPWFQFGEFTNPATGEVAQGDIYRFLAGDPSAGTFMTGFFPIMMFALPAAALAIWRTARPERRKVTGGIMVSVALTAFLTGITEPLEYAFAYVAFPLYAVHALLTGTSLALVNALDLHHGFTFSAGAIDYLLNFGIATRPLLLVPIGLAYAVIYYFLFSWAIRRFNLMTPGREVEGAGGTAAPSVFDEAQEAAAVSTGKRAAEADVRAERTDPRRAAADAATEPGKTPGEEARDVRDTGTEFPENRDRGR
- the galE gene encoding UDP-glucose 4-epimerase GalE, whose translation is MSILVIGGAGYIGAHVVRLLQQRGEDVVVVDDLSTGTADRTGDAVLVELDVAAPHAQERLEQVMREHATTAVIHFAARKQVGESVARPAWYYQQNVGGMANLLAAMEAAGVRQMIFSSSAAVYGMPAVETVTEDTECHPINPYGETKLVGEWLLADCARAWGLRWAGLRYFNVAGAGWPDLGDPAVLNLVPMVLDRLARGERPKIFGDDYPTPDGTCIRDYIHVLDLAQAHLAAMDHLAADGELTEHVFNVGTGTGASVRQVVEEIGAASGLDVTADVEPRRPGDPPRLVASADRIGQVLGWKAEHGLTDIIRSAWEAWQAGPRRIG
- a CDS encoding NAD(P)-dependent oxidoreductase → MKVLVVGATGVVGRPLLARLAEAGHEVVATARHVPRAVPEGVQLRRLDLLDAAATAALVADHQPDAIIHQATALSGLGNNVRRFDRAFAVTNRLRTAGTRTLITAAHALPRPPQLVAQSFCGWPWAPEGGSVKTEQDRLDPDPAPAFRRTFAAIVELERLVTSYPNGVVLRYGALYGPGTSLGARGAQVEAIRRRRFPLVGDAGAVWSFLHVEDAADAAVAALARGHGVYNVVDDDPVRVGEWLPEVARMLGAPEPRRLPVWLARAVGGTGLVHMMTTARGSDNTRAKAELGWRPAHPDWRGGFAAELRAAR
- a CDS encoding NUDIX domain-containing protein gives rise to the protein MSVSRPEVVACVLVRHGRLLLCHRRDDAPWYPGVWDLVGGHVRSGESAVEALRRECREELGIDVSAVGQRWRVVIDRADLTVLRVERWRGEARNTALDEHQAIGWFTLDEIARLPLADPRLSSLAAEVLPGGG